A genomic stretch from Desulfobacterales bacterium includes:
- the cas8c gene encoding type I-C CRISPR-associated protein Cas8c/Csd1 has translation MILHALNGYYERMLNDPDSGMPPFGTSIENISFSLVLSEDGGLRGVEDLREQAGNILRPRKMPVPAAVTRTSGVKANFLWDKASYVFGADGDGPTEQNRQRFKAFSDFLGSVGQGLEDPGFTAVRRFLGRWECEQSEEIIARYQPWEDVCNANLVFRLDGIRGFIHDRRPVQREWLKYNQNNNDTTLVQCLITGEKDVPLARVHTPIKGVRGGQTSGGYIVSFNASAFVSYRQDKASVAETSAFAYTTALNSLLAGNSRQKIAIGDTTYVFWAACENPMETIFAELFDPPVVDANKTDASIDDQQTTRQIHDLLTALRDGRKATDFFSDLDAEIQFFILGLAPNAARLSIRFWEANSLGALLERVGIHYEQIRIVRQFDSEPEFPPLWRLLVQTASLGKTENISSLLAGGMARAILTGVPYPQNLLPIVLERIHAEHNVTYFRAALLKAYLQRNKRREVSVALDPERTDPPYLLGRLFAVLEKAQEEAIPNANATIKDRYLASAAATPSQVFHMLLKNSANHIAKLKKNPEKKGRAFFYDTMTQDIISGFSDYPKTMKAEEQGLFMIGYYHQRKDFFTKKTQEG, from the coding sequence ATGATTCTGCATGCTCTCAATGGTTACTACGAACGAATGCTGAACGATCCCGATTCTGGGATGCCGCCGTTCGGAACCAGTATTGAAAATATCTCTTTTTCCCTTGTCCTTTCCGAGGATGGCGGCTTACGGGGTGTCGAGGATCTGCGGGAGCAAGCCGGCAATATTTTGCGACCTCGAAAAATGCCTGTGCCGGCAGCAGTGACAAGAACATCGGGAGTCAAGGCCAACTTTCTCTGGGATAAAGCGTCCTATGTATTCGGAGCGGATGGCGATGGTCCTACGGAACAAAATCGCCAAAGATTCAAGGCGTTCAGCGATTTTCTGGGCTCGGTCGGACAGGGTCTTGAAGACCCCGGTTTTACTGCCGTTCGTCGATTTTTAGGGCGCTGGGAATGTGAGCAGTCCGAAGAAATAATTGCCCGATACCAGCCTTGGGAAGACGTCTGCAACGCCAACCTGGTCTTTCGCCTGGACGGGATACGTGGTTTTATCCATGACCGTCGGCCCGTGCAGCGCGAATGGTTGAAATATAATCAGAACAATAACGACACGACGCTTGTTCAATGCCTGATAACCGGGGAAAAGGATGTTCCTTTGGCGAGGGTACACACGCCGATAAAAGGAGTTCGTGGGGGCCAGACATCCGGCGGATACATTGTGTCGTTCAATGCGTCAGCGTTTGTTTCTTACAGACAGGATAAGGCGTCTGTTGCGGAGACGTCCGCCTTTGCCTATACTACTGCTCTAAATTCTTTGCTGGCCGGTAACAGTCGTCAGAAAATAGCTATCGGCGATACCACTTACGTTTTCTGGGCCGCCTGTGAGAACCCGATGGAAACCATATTCGCAGAGCTGTTCGATCCACCTGTCGTAGATGCCAATAAAACAGACGCTTCTATTGATGACCAGCAGACTACCCGCCAGATTCACGACCTGCTCACAGCGCTCAGGGATGGGCGAAAAGCAACTGACTTCTTTTCAGATCTTGACGCAGAGATACAGTTCTTCATTCTCGGTCTGGCGCCGAATGCTGCGCGACTGTCGATCCGCTTTTGGGAGGCGAACAGCTTGGGAGCCTTGCTGGAACGTGTCGGAATACATTACGAACAGATCCGCATCGTTCGGCAATTCGACAGTGAGCCTGAATTTCCGCCTCTTTGGCGACTGCTTGTCCAGACCGCCAGTCTCGGCAAAACGGAAAATATCTCGTCCCTCCTTGCCGGCGGCATGGCCCGCGCCATACTTACGGGTGTGCCCTATCCTCAGAACCTATTACCCATTGTGTTGGAGCGTATTCACGCCGAGCACAACGTCACCTATTTCCGCGCCGCATTGCTGAAAGCCTATCTGCAGCGCAACAAACGAAGGGAGGTTTCCGTGGCACTCGACCCCGAACGAACCGATCCACCTTACCTGCTGGGGCGACTATTCGCCGTATTGGAAAAAGCTCAGGAAGAAGCTATTCCCAATGCCAATGCCACCATTAAAGACCGGTATCTGGCATCCGCGGCAGCCACGCCGAGCCAGGTGTTTCACATGTTGCTTAAAAATTCGGCCAATCACATCGCCAAATTGAAAAAAAACCCGGAAAAGAAAGGGCGTGCGTTTTTTTATGACACCATGACCCAGGATATCATTTCCGGGTTTTCAGATTATCCCAAAACTATGAAGGCTGAGGAACAAGGGCTTTTCATGATCGGCTACTACCACCAACGCAAAGATTTTTTTACCAAAAAGACTCAGGAGGGATAA
- a CDS encoding WYL domain-containing protein, protein MSSFERICWFDQRLKQNIRTTRRHYMDQFEISVSTFKRDLAFMRDRLGAPVDFAAGTDVISMRTVEPYRLHNYMGSWYLIAYCRHRKRPRMFQLARLIRLTLSHQAFQKPQFDVTAFMTNFFGLFKGTEQVEVVLHFVPFIARFIRNEVWFDGQQVEECADGSLIMTLPVVDLTEIKMKVLKYGRYVQVIKPAELRRLVAKEAAMIVKNYQDG, encoded by the coding sequence ATGTCTTCATTTGAGCGGATCTGCTGGTTTGATCAGCGCCTTAAGCAAAATATTCGTACCACGCGCCGGCATTACATGGACCAATTCGAGATTTCGGTAAGCACCTTTAAACGCGATCTTGCCTTCATGCGCGACCGGTTGGGCGCCCCCGTTGATTTTGCCGCCGGCACGGATGTCATCTCGATGCGCACGGTGGAGCCCTATCGCCTGCATAATTACATGGGTTCCTGGTACCTGATCGCTTATTGCCGCCATCGAAAAAGACCCCGTATGTTCCAACTCGCCCGCCTGATCAGGCTGACGCTTTCTCATCAAGCGTTTCAAAAGCCACAGTTTGATGTAACGGCCTTCATGACGAATTTCTTCGGGCTTTTCAAGGGAACCGAACAGGTTGAGGTCGTGCTTCATTTTGTACCCTTTATTGCACGGTTCATTCGAAATGAAGTCTGGTTCGACGGCCAGCAGGTCGAGGAATGTGCCGACGGCAGCCTGATCATGACCCTGCCGGTGGTGGATCTGACCGAAATCAAGATGAAGGTGCTCAAATACGGTCGTTACGTGCAAGTGATAAAACCAGCAGAACTGAGGCGTCTGGTGGCTAAGGAAGCGGCAATGATCGTGAAAAACTATCAAGACGGGTAG
- a CDS encoding four helix bundle suffix domain-containing protein translates to MTSYHELPDLIPAHGGYRDLKSYQMAEIIYDATMVFCNRFISGRSRTHDQMVQAARSGKQNIAEGSMASGTSKKTELKLIGVARASLEELLLDYQDYLRQNRLSLWPKDHPKAKAVRGLCYRSNRSYSTYKTYIENSPPETAANTIICLTHQANYLLDQQLRVLEKAFLKEGGFTERLYRARVQARDRSGGFKR, encoded by the coding sequence ATGACCAGTTACCATGAATTACCCGACCTCATCCCCGCCCACGGCGGCTACCGCGATTTGAAATCGTATCAGATGGCTGAGATCATTTACGATGCCACGATGGTGTTCTGCAATCGTTTTATCAGCGGCCGCTCCCGCACCCACGACCAGATGGTTCAGGCGGCGCGAAGCGGCAAACAAAACATCGCCGAAGGGAGCATGGCATCCGGCACCTCCAAAAAAACCGAGCTCAAGCTCATCGGCGTGGCCCGGGCGAGCCTCGAAGAGCTGCTCCTGGACTACCAGGACTACCTTCGGCAAAACCGCCTGTCCCTCTGGCCCAAAGACCATCCGAAGGCAAAAGCGGTTCGAGGACTGTGTTATAGGTCCAATAGGTCCTATTCGACTTATAAGACCTATATCGAAAACAGTCCCCCCGAAACCGCCGCCAACACCATCATCTGCCTCACCCACCAAGCCAACTACCTGCTCGACCAGCAGTTGCGCGTTTTGGAGAAGGCGTTTTTGAAAGAGGGCGGGTTTACCGAAAGGCTTTATCGAGCCCGGGTGCAGGCGCGGGACAGAAGCGGGGGGTTCAAAAGATGA
- a CDS encoding virulence protein RhuM/Fic/DOC family protein, with amino-acid sequence MTKDYQTIRSGDMQTDRGEIILYKSEGGDAEIAVQLRNETVWLTLNQITDLFERDKSVISRHLRNIFLEKELSRAAVVAKNATTAADGKTYQVEYYNLDAIISVGYRVNSKRGTQFRIWATGVLKDHLVRGYSLNQRRLAEKGTDEIRQVLDLLSNTLSGQNLVSGEGIAILEIVNHYARTWQLLLQYDEDTLPVPEKTADTKAFLEIAETRQAIVTLKKELASRGEATDIFGNEHGQGLAGIIGAVQQTFGGQDLYPSFREKAAHLLYFVIKDHPFSDGNKRIGSFLFLYFMNINGLLAEHGIDNKALVALSLLTAASDPRQKDLMIRLIVNLISEKG; translated from the coding sequence ATGACCAAGGACTACCAGACAATAAGAAGTGGTGATATGCAGACCGACCGCGGTGAGATTATCCTATATAAGTCAGAGGGGGGGGATGCCGAAATTGCCGTGCAACTGCGAAACGAAACCGTTTGGTTGACGTTGAACCAGATAACGGACCTCTTTGAAAGGGATAAATCCGTAATTTCAAGGCACTTGCGAAATATTTTTCTTGAAAAGGAATTGTCTAGGGCGGCAGTTGTTGCAAAAAATGCAACAACTGCCGCCGATGGAAAAACCTATCAAGTCGAGTATTATAATCTCGATGCCATTATCTCAGTCGGATACAGGGTTAATTCAAAGCGGGGTACCCAATTCCGCATATGGGCAACGGGCGTTTTGAAAGACCATCTGGTTCGGGGATATTCACTCAACCAGCGCCGTCTGGCGGAAAAAGGGACCGACGAAATACGGCAGGTTCTGGACCTGCTCTCGAATACCCTTTCAGGTCAAAACCTTGTCAGCGGGGAAGGGATAGCTATCCTGGAGATAGTCAACCACTATGCCAGGACATGGCAACTTCTTTTACAATATGATGAAGACACCTTACCGGTTCCCGAAAAAACCGCGGACACAAAAGCATTTCTGGAAATAGCGGAAACCAGACAGGCCATTGTCACCTTGAAGAAGGAATTGGCGAGCAGGGGGGAAGCGACCGATATTTTCGGCAACGAACACGGACAGGGGCTTGCCGGAATCATCGGCGCGGTTCAGCAAACCTTCGGTGGGCAGGATCTTTATCCGAGCTTCAGGGAAAAGGCCGCCCATCTTTTGTACTTCGTTATCAAAGACCATCCATTTTCAGATGGAAACAAGCGGATCGGCTCCTTTCTCTTTCTATATTTTATGAATATTAACGGTCTATTGGCTGAACATGGTATTGATAATAAGGCGTTGGTGGCGCTCTCATTGCTGACTGCCGCCAGTGACCCGCGACAGAAGGATTTAATGATCCGGCTTATCGTGAACCTCATTTCCGAAAAAGGCTGA
- a CDS encoding DUF2294 domain-containing protein: MNKTRGQIESEISEAVTRFEKEYMGRGPLETKTYLIEDMVLVRLKGVLTPAEHHLAETAENSGGRELIKRVRVALIEKGRPLLQEEVEGLVRVKVKSLHTDISTVTGERFILFTLASVPSFR; encoded by the coding sequence ATGAATAAAACCCGAGGGCAAATCGAGTCGGAAATCAGCGAGGCCGTAACCCGTTTTGAAAAAGAGTATATGGGCCGCGGCCCTTTGGAGACGAAAACCTACCTTATCGAGGATATGGTGCTGGTGCGTCTCAAGGGCGTGCTGACGCCGGCCGAACACCACCTTGCGGAAACGGCTGAAAACAGCGGCGGACGGGAATTGATCAAACGGGTTCGGGTCGCCTTGATTGAAAAAGGACGTCCACTGCTGCAAGAAGAGGTGGAAGGCCTGGTTCGCGTCAAGGTGAAAAGTCTTCACACCGACATCAGCACCGTGACCGGAGAGCGGTTCATTTTGTTTACGCTCGCATCTGTGCCTTCTTTTCGTTAA
- the cas7c gene encoding type I-C CRISPR-associated protein Cas7/Csd2, with product MSAIANRYEFVLLFDVQNGNPNGDPDAGNMPRFDPETGHGLVTDVCLKRKIRNHVALAKEGGEGFNIYVQEKAVLNRTNEMAYKALELKPEAKKLPKKIEDAQKITGWMCANFYDIRSFGAVMTTEVNCGQVRGPVQLAFAKSIEPIVSQEISITRMAVTNEKDLEKERTMGRKHIVPYGLYMAHGFVSAPLAEKTGFSEEDLELLWNALINMFEHDRSAARGMMSSQKLFVFKHKDKLGNAPAHKLFDLIDIQRKEGAEGPARSFKDYKVTIGSAPDGVEIIEKL from the coding sequence ATGTCCGCTATCGCCAATCGTTATGAATTCGTATTACTGTTCGATGTCCAAAACGGCAATCCCAACGGCGACCCTGATGCAGGCAACATGCCTCGCTTCGATCCCGAAACCGGTCATGGCCTTGTGACGGATGTTTGCCTGAAACGAAAGATCCGTAACCACGTGGCACTCGCAAAAGAAGGGGGCGAGGGGTTCAATATTTATGTACAGGAAAAAGCGGTGCTTAATAGAACCAACGAGATGGCCTATAAGGCGTTGGAGTTGAAGCCTGAAGCCAAAAAATTGCCGAAAAAGATCGAGGATGCGCAGAAGATTACCGGCTGGATGTGCGCGAACTTCTACGATATCAGAAGTTTCGGCGCTGTAATGACTACAGAAGTCAATTGCGGTCAGGTTCGTGGACCGGTGCAGCTCGCCTTCGCCAAAAGCATCGAGCCGATCGTATCTCAGGAAATCAGTATTACGCGCATGGCGGTAACCAACGAAAAAGATCTGGAAAAAGAGCGCACCATGGGACGGAAACATATCGTCCCTTACGGCTTGTATATGGCCCATGGGTTTGTTTCCGCGCCGTTAGCGGAAAAAACCGGATTCAGCGAAGAGGATCTGGAACTGCTCTGGAATGCATTGATCAACATGTTCGAGCATGATCGTTCCGCAGCAAGGGGGATGATGAGCAGCCAAAAGCTTTTTGTCTTCAAGCATAAGGACAAGCTTGGCAACGCCCCGGCCCACAAACTGTTTGACCTGATCGATATCCAACGCAAAGAGGGGGCTGAAGGGCCGGCGCGATCCTTCAAGGACTACAAAGTGACAATCGGCAGCGCCCCGGACGGAGTAGAGATTATCGAAAAACTGTAA
- the cas1c gene encoding type I-C CRISPR-associated endonuclease Cas1c has product MKKLLNTLFVTTQGAYLNKEGETVTVNVEREVKLRVPIHTLGGVVCFGQVSMSPFLMGFCAERGVLVSFLSNYGKFLARVQGPVSGNVLLRREQYRLADDPNASAFMARSVVTAKIANCRTVLQRALRDHTDKVDDTAIRAAADRLSAILMHLQTDLPLDRARGFEGEAANVYFGVFDHLIVGQKEDFRFAGRNRRPPLDRVNCLLSFLYTLLMHDVNAALEAVGLDPAVGFLHRDRPGRRGLALDIMEEFRPFLADRMALSLINLSQIRAKGFKIMETGAVVMDDETRKNLLTAYQKRKQEEIMHPYIGEKVAVGLLFHVQALLLARFLRGDLDGYPPFIWR; this is encoded by the coding sequence ATGAAAAAACTGCTCAATACCTTGTTTGTTACCACGCAAGGCGCCTACCTGAACAAAGAGGGGGAGACCGTCACGGTCAATGTGGAGCGTGAGGTCAAGCTGCGGGTGCCTATCCACACGCTGGGGGGTGTTGTTTGCTTCGGCCAGGTGAGCATGAGTCCCTTTTTGATGGGCTTTTGTGCCGAACGTGGCGTTCTGGTGAGTTTTTTAAGCAATTACGGAAAATTCCTTGCCCGGGTTCAGGGACCGGTTTCCGGCAATGTCCTTTTGCGGCGCGAGCAGTATCGACTCGCCGATGACCCGAATGCGTCGGCTTTTATGGCCCGATCCGTGGTGACCGCCAAGATCGCCAACTGCCGCACGGTCTTGCAGCGCGCATTGCGTGATCATACGGATAAAGTTGATGACACCGCCATCCGCGCCGCTGCCGACCGGTTGAGCGCCATTCTCATGCATCTTCAAACGGATCTGCCCCTTGACCGGGCTCGAGGTTTCGAAGGCGAAGCGGCAAATGTTTATTTCGGCGTATTCGATCATCTGATCGTTGGTCAGAAGGAAGATTTCCGGTTTGCGGGAAGAAACCGGCGACCACCGCTTGACCGGGTCAACTGTTTGTTGTCCTTTCTCTACACCCTGCTGATGCATGACGTGAACGCGGCGCTGGAAGCGGTCGGACTTGATCCGGCAGTTGGTTTTCTTCATCGGGATCGGCCGGGGAGGCGGGGGCTCGCACTGGATATCATGGAAGAATTCCGTCCGTTTCTGGCCGACCGAATGGCACTTTCCCTCATTAATCTCAGCCAGATTCGCGCAAAAGGCTTCAAAATAATGGAGACCGGTGCAGTGGTGATGGACGATGAAACCCGGAAAAACCTGCTTACCGCTTATCAAAAGCGCAAGCAGGAGGAGATTATGCACCCCTATATCGGTGAAAAAGTAGCGGTGGGACTGCTCTTTCATGTGCAGGCCTTGTTGCTTGCCCGCTTTCTTCGGGGTGATCTGGATGGATATCCGCCATTTATCTGGAGATAA
- the cas4 gene encoding CRISPR-associated protein Cas4 has product MYAESDNLMISALQHYLYCPRQCALIHIEQIWAENIYTAEGRVMHERVHSEDRASRGKLRISYGIALRSLRLGVSGQADVVEFHRQEDGSWRPFPVEYKRGRPKNGKWDEVQLCAQAICLEEMLEVEIPAGALFYGKTRRRKDVIFDANLRSATENTASRLHELIGSGQTPKPVFGPKCESCSLCELCMPKVTGAAKSVAKYLSRMLED; this is encoded by the coding sequence ATGTATGCCGAATCCGACAACCTCATGATATCCGCCCTTCAGCATTACCTGTATTGCCCGCGGCAGTGCGCCTTGATTCACATTGAGCAAATATGGGCAGAAAACATATATACTGCGGAAGGGCGGGTGATGCATGAGCGAGTTCATTCTGAAGATCGGGCATCCAGAGGAAAACTACGGATTTCTTATGGCATTGCCTTGAGGTCTCTGCGACTTGGGGTTTCAGGGCAGGCGGATGTGGTTGAATTTCACAGACAGGAAGACGGCTCGTGGCGGCCATTTCCCGTGGAATACAAACGCGGAAGGCCCAAAAATGGAAAATGGGATGAAGTGCAACTTTGTGCCCAGGCGATCTGTTTGGAAGAAATGCTTGAGGTAGAAATACCGGCAGGAGCGCTTTTTTATGGCAAAACTCGGCGGCGAAAAGATGTTATCTTTGACGCTAACCTGCGTTCTGCGACTGAGAATACGGCAAGCCGGCTGCACGAACTGATTGGTTCGGGGCAAACACCAAAACCGGTTTTCGGCCCAAAGTGCGAGAGCTGCTCGCTGTGTGAACTATGCATGCCGAAGGTTACAGGCGCAGCTAAAAGTGTGGCTAAATACCTTTCTCGAATGCTTGAGGATTGA
- the cas5c gene encoding type I-C CRISPR-associated protein Cas5c, whose protein sequence is MAYGIKLRVWGDYACFTRPEMKVERVSYDVMTPSAARGILEAIHWKPAIRWVIDKIHVLRPIKFDNVRRNEVSSKIPKPNPITAMRDKKPLYFLVDDGGNRQQRASTLLRDVEYVIEAHFEMTEKAGAQDNEGKHLDIFQRRAKKGQFFHQPSLGCREFPAAFELIEGDVPESCYAGGTKDLGYMLLDIEFTNEMTPLFFRVTMEDGVISPPSPLSMEVKS, encoded by the coding sequence ATGGCGTATGGCATCAAATTGCGGGTATGGGGAGATTACGCCTGCTTTACCCGCCCGGAAATGAAGGTGGAACGCGTCTCATACGACGTAATGACACCCTCTGCGGCGCGGGGCATTTTGGAGGCAATCCACTGGAAACCCGCTATCCGCTGGGTAATCGACAAGATCCACGTCTTGCGGCCCATTAAGTTTGACAATGTTCGTCGCAACGAAGTCAGTTCAAAAATCCCCAAACCCAACCCCATAACAGCGATGCGAGACAAAAAGCCGCTCTACTTTCTGGTGGATGACGGGGGCAACCGTCAACAACGGGCCTCGACATTGCTTCGAGATGTTGAATACGTCATTGAGGCCCATTTTGAAATGACCGAGAAGGCCGGTGCGCAGGACAATGAAGGAAAACATCTGGATATCTTTCAGAGGCGGGCAAAAAAAGGGCAATTTTTTCATCAACCCTCTCTGGGGTGTCGTGAATTTCCAGCGGCCTTCGAATTGATCGAGGGGGATGTGCCTGAATCCTGCTACGCTGGGGGAACCAAGGATTTGGGATACATGCTGCTGGATATCGAATTCACCAACGAGATGACGCCTCTTTTTTTCAGGGTCACCATGGAGGACGGTGTCATTTCGCCGCCCTCGCCTCTGTCCATGGAGGTGAAGTCATGA
- a CDS encoding CRISPR-associated endonuclease Cas3'' produces the protein MAMYYAHSTKSKNKDDWQPLEEHLRNVADLARSFSSVFGAGNWGKVSGLIHDAGKASNAFQRRLEGQSVRVDHSTFGARLAKEKYFPLGLLIAYAVAGHHGGIPDGGAQEGQLHYRLKHGNVPDDVQQIPEICFPNELTLPFKLTPDRGSFSLSFFARMLFSCLVDADFLDTEAFCDPEKAQFRPSIKSPCIFLDLKRRFDEHLAEKARDSDSTPVNQWRQLVLARCREKAKLPSGFFSLTVPTGGGKTFSSLAFSLEHLLGNREDCGLRRIIYAVPFTSIIEQNAKIFRDVLGNEHVLEHHCNYKESDEPEDCAYNRLRGLAAENWDAPVVVTTNVQFFESLFSNKPSRCRKLHNIAKSVIVLDEAQAIPTEYLEPCLAALRELVDHYGCTVLLCTATQPALDDSSSLRMALPGVTEIVDETSRLFQALSRTEVEFVGTLSDDDLAERLRAESRVLCILPTKAQTRAVFERNRGTEGFFHLSTNMYPKHRRQVLDEIRIRLKKGKPCRVISTSLVEAGVDLDFPVVYRAMAGLDSIAQAAGRCNREGRLEKGKVFIFETEKLPSMPWLKQCMSRAAETLRAVPDADPLGFEAMRRYFELLYDVQELDKKQIVSRLNIRTRDLYLPFREVANDFHFIEDESIGIIIPDGPEAEKLIQELRYTEFPRATIRKLQQFSVSIRNKEFLALDSSGALEMIRSEFPVLRNMSAYRDVGLCVSEGEVWSVDELII, from the coding sequence ATGGCAATGTATTATGCTCATTCAACCAAATCGAAAAACAAAGACGATTGGCAACCGCTTGAAGAACATCTTCGAAATGTTGCCGACCTGGCTCGCTCGTTTTCATCGGTCTTCGGCGCCGGAAATTGGGGAAAAGTGTCCGGTCTTATCCATGATGCCGGTAAGGCATCGAATGCTTTCCAGCGCAGGTTGGAGGGGCAGTCCGTCAGGGTCGATCATTCCACCTTTGGTGCGCGCCTTGCTAAAGAAAAATATTTCCCTCTCGGACTGCTGATAGCCTATGCTGTTGCCGGGCATCATGGTGGGATTCCGGACGGAGGGGCGCAAGAAGGGCAACTGCACTACCGTTTGAAGCATGGTAACGTGCCGGATGATGTTCAACAAATACCGGAGATATGCTTCCCGAACGAACTGACGTTGCCATTTAAATTGACGCCAGACCGGGGAAGCTTCAGCCTGTCTTTTTTCGCCCGAATGCTTTTCTCTTGTTTAGTCGATGCGGATTTTCTGGATACCGAAGCCTTTTGTGATCCGGAAAAAGCCCAATTTCGGCCGTCTATCAAGAGCCCTTGCATTTTTCTCGACCTCAAGCGTCGGTTTGATGAACATCTTGCTGAAAAAGCGCGTGATTCAGATTCCACCCCCGTCAACCAATGGCGTCAACTCGTGTTGGCCCGATGTCGTGAAAAAGCCAAGCTGCCATCGGGCTTTTTCTCCTTAACTGTTCCCACCGGCGGTGGCAAGACCTTTTCCTCGCTGGCGTTTTCCCTGGAACATCTTCTTGGAAATCGCGAAGATTGTGGCTTGCGCAGGATAATCTATGCGGTTCCGTTTACCTCCATCATTGAACAGAATGCAAAAATATTCCGGGATGTTTTAGGAAATGAGCATGTTTTGGAGCACCACTGCAATTACAAAGAAAGCGACGAACCGGAGGATTGCGCTTACAACCGGTTGCGCGGTCTCGCCGCCGAGAATTGGGACGCGCCGGTGGTGGTCACCACCAATGTGCAGTTCTTCGAATCTCTTTTCAGCAACAAACCTTCCCGGTGCCGTAAACTTCACAATATCGCTAAAAGCGTCATTGTTCTTGACGAGGCACAAGCGATTCCAACCGAATATCTGGAGCCTTGCCTGGCGGCACTGCGCGAGTTGGTGGATCACTATGGCTGCACGGTCCTGCTCTGCACCGCTACGCAGCCTGCGCTGGATGATAGCAGCAGCTTGCGGATGGCACTTCCGGGTGTAACCGAGATTGTCGATGAAACCTCCCGGTTATTTCAGGCGCTTTCGCGAACGGAGGTCGAATTTGTCGGCACGCTTTCGGATGATGATCTGGCAGAACGGTTGCGAGCGGAATCCCGGGTACTTTGCATTCTTCCCACCAAAGCGCAAACCAGAGCCGTATTCGAGCGAAATCGCGGGACAGAGGGTTTTTTTCATTTATCGACCAATATGTATCCCAAACACCGCAGGCAAGTATTGGATGAGATTCGCATCCGTTTGAAAAAAGGAAAGCCCTGCCGGGTGATCTCCACCTCCTTGGTGGAAGCCGGGGTCGACCTCGACTTTCCCGTTGTCTATAGAGCCATGGCGGGGCTGGATTCAATAGCCCAAGCAGCCGGCCGGTGCAATCGTGAGGGGAGATTGGAGAAGGGGAAAGTTTTCATTTTCGAAACTGAAAAGCTTCCATCCATGCCTTGGCTAAAACAGTGCATGTCTCGTGCCGCGGAAACATTAAGGGCCGTGCCTGATGCCGACCCCCTTGGCTTTGAGGCAATGCGCAGGTATTTCGAACTGCTTTACGATGTCCAAGAACTGGACAAAAAACAGATTGTGTCACGATTGAACATTCGGACGAGGGATCTCTATTTGCCTTTTCGCGAAGTTGCCAACGACTTTCACTTTATCGAAGATGAAAGCATCGGAATCATCATTCCGGACGGGCCGGAAGCCGAAAAATTGATTCAGGAGTTGCGATATACGGAATTCCCTCGGGCAACCATCAGGAAACTGCAACAATTCAGTGTCAGCATCCGAAACAAGGAATTCCTGGCTCTTGATTCATCGGGTGCATTGGAGATGATCCGTAGTGAATTTCCAGTGTTAAGAAATATGTCGGCATATCGGGACGTTGGTCTTTGCGTCTCTGAAGGCGAGGTTTGGAGTGTTGATGAGTTAATCATTTAG